The proteins below are encoded in one region of Micromonospora pisi:
- a CDS encoding methylmalonyl-CoA mutase family protein, protein MTRSPGELSLAADFVPATPAQWRQLALAVLRKSGVADERTGPEDVDDLLSRTTYDGIRLAPLYTAADVPVPPGLPGLPPFTRGGRPTGSLGPGWDVRQRHVDPDPVATREAVLTDLENGVTSIWLALEPGGLDHESLPAVLDGVYLDVAGVVLDAGPATEQAAAALFALAARRKVDTAELNGSLGADPLGWQARTGTPADPRTAATLARRCAADHPRLRAITVDATVYHDAGGSDAEELGCALAAGVAYLRALTDAGLDPVAALGQLEFRYAATADQFLTIAKLRAARRVWARVAEVCGVPAAGAQYQHAVTSSAMMTSRDPWVNMLRTTLACFAAGVGGANAVTVQPFDARLGLPDGFSRRIARNTQSLLLAEANVDRVIDPAGGSWYVERLTEDLAQAAWAWFTEIERAGGLAIALTSGLVAQRLATTWQRRTENLDHRRDPITGVSEFPNLDEALPTRAPAPVPVDGGLPRHRYAERFEALRDRSDAHQAGTGAPPTVFLATLGPVAAHTARASFAANLFAAGGVTTTRSGPGTDPAEIAAAFAASGATVACICGTDKSYAALASSVAGALASAGATRVWLAGKPGGYDNVDSYLFTGCDAVAVLETTLRDLGVA, encoded by the coding sequence ATGACCCGGTCACCAGGAGAGCTGAGCCTCGCCGCTGACTTCGTGCCCGCGACCCCGGCCCAGTGGCGCCAACTGGCCCTCGCCGTCCTGCGGAAAAGCGGCGTCGCCGACGAGCGAACCGGCCCGGAGGACGTCGACGACCTGCTCTCCCGGACGACGTACGACGGCATCCGGCTGGCCCCGCTGTACACCGCCGCAGACGTCCCCGTACCACCCGGTCTACCCGGCCTGCCACCGTTCACCCGTGGTGGGCGGCCGACCGGATCACTCGGCCCCGGCTGGGATGTCCGGCAGCGTCACGTCGACCCCGATCCGGTCGCCACCCGCGAGGCCGTCCTGACCGACCTGGAGAACGGCGTCACCTCGATCTGGCTGGCCCTGGAACCGGGCGGACTGGACCACGAGTCGCTACCGGCCGTACTCGACGGGGTCTATCTCGACGTCGCGGGCGTGGTCCTCGACGCCGGCCCGGCGACCGAACAGGCCGCCGCCGCCCTGTTCGCCCTCGCCGCCAGGCGGAAGGTCGACACCGCCGAACTGAACGGCAGCCTGGGCGCCGACCCGCTCGGCTGGCAGGCGCGCACCGGCACCCCGGCGGACCCGCGTACGGCGGCGACACTCGCCCGCCGCTGTGCCGCCGACCACCCCCGGCTGCGGGCGATCACCGTGGACGCCACCGTCTACCACGACGCGGGCGGCAGCGACGCCGAGGAACTCGGGTGCGCACTCGCCGCCGGGGTGGCCTACCTGCGGGCGCTCACCGACGCCGGGCTCGACCCGGTCGCCGCGCTGGGACAGCTGGAGTTCCGGTACGCCGCGACGGCCGACCAGTTCCTGACCATCGCGAAGTTGCGGGCCGCCCGTCGGGTCTGGGCCCGGGTCGCCGAGGTCTGCGGTGTCCCGGCAGCCGGCGCGCAGTACCAGCACGCGGTGACGTCGTCGGCGATGATGACCTCGCGCGACCCGTGGGTGAACATGCTGCGTACCACCCTGGCCTGCTTCGCCGCCGGGGTGGGCGGAGCGAACGCGGTGACGGTGCAGCCGTTCGACGCCCGGCTCGGGCTGCCGGACGGGTTCAGCCGCCGGATCGCCCGCAACACCCAGTCACTGCTGCTCGCCGAGGCCAACGTGGACCGGGTGATCGACCCCGCCGGTGGCTCCTGGTATGTCGAGCGTCTGACCGAGGACCTCGCCCAGGCGGCATGGGCCTGGTTCACCGAGATCGAACGGGCCGGTGGCCTGGCCATCGCACTCACCAGCGGGCTCGTCGCGCAACGGCTGGCCACCACCTGGCAGCGGCGTACGGAGAACCTCGACCACCGCCGTGATCCGATCACCGGTGTGAGCGAGTTCCCGAACCTGGACGAGGCCCTTCCAACCCGTGCGCCGGCACCCGTGCCGGTCGACGGTGGCCTGCCCCGACACCGGTACGCGGAGCGGTTCGAGGCCCTGCGGGACCGGTCCGACGCGCACCAGGCGGGCACCGGCGCCCCACCCACCGTCTTCCTCGCCACCCTGGGTCCGGTCGCCGCGCACACCGCCCGGGCGTCGTTCGCGGCGAACCTCTTCGCCGCCGGTGGCGTCACCACCACCCGGAGCGGACCCGGTACCGACCCGGCGGAGATCGCCGCCGCCTTCGCCGCCAGCGGCGCCACCGTGGCGTGCATCTGCGGCACCGACAAGAGCTACGCCGCGCTGGCCTCCTCCGTCGCCGGGGCGCTCGCCTCGGCGGGGGCCACCCGGGTGTGGCTCGCCGGTAAGCCCGGCGGGTACGACAACGTGGACTCCTACCTGTTCACCGGCTGCGACGCGGTCGCGGTGCTCGAAACGACGCTACGTGACCTGGGGGTGGCGTGA
- the scpA gene encoding methylmalonyl-CoA mutase produces MIPDFSHVELGTPSPGTGADRDRWRAEVRDQTGVDPEKLAWETPEGISVAPLYTPADLTGVDFLGTYPGIAPYLRGPYPTMYTTQPWTIRQYAGFSTAQQSNAFYRRNLAAGQKGLSVAFDLPTHRGYDSDHPRVTGDVGMAGVAIDSIYDMRELFDGIPLDRMSVSMTMNGAVLPVLALYIVAAEEQGVAPEQLSGTIQNDILKEFMVRNTYIYPPGPSMRIISDIFAYTSARMPRFNSISISGYHIQEAGATADLELAYTLADGIEYLRAGQAAGLDIDAFAPRLSFFWAIGMNFFMEVAKLRAARLLWAKLLREFKPQNPKSSSLRTHCQTSGWSLTAQDVYNNVIRTCVEAMAATQGHTQSLHTNALDEALALPTDFSARIARNTQLLLTQESGTTSVIDPWGGSAYVERLTHDLAARAWEHIQEVEAAGGMARAIDEGIPKLRIEEAAARTQARIDSGRQPVIGVNTYRPEADEPIDVLRVDNSAVRAEQIAKLERLRAERDPKAWADALDALRRAAAATEPAAHGDLSGNLLALAVDAARAKATVGEISDALEEVYGRHAARIRTISGVYRNEAGEVTNIERVRAATAAFGAAEGRQPRILVAKMGQDGHDRGQKVVATAFADLGFDVDVGPLFQTPAEVARQAVEADVHIVGVNSLAAGHLTLVPALRDELAALGRDDVMIIVGGVIPAQDFDALREAGASAIFPPGTVIADAALDLLTELGRRLGHSAPTA; encoded by the coding sequence ATGATCCCGGATTTCTCCCACGTTGAGCTCGGTACGCCGAGCCCCGGTACCGGGGCTGATCGGGACCGGTGGCGGGCCGAGGTGCGCGACCAGACCGGTGTGGACCCGGAGAAGTTGGCCTGGGAGACCCCGGAGGGGATCAGCGTCGCCCCGCTCTACACCCCGGCGGACCTGACCGGCGTCGACTTCCTGGGCACCTATCCCGGGATCGCCCCCTACCTGCGGGGCCCCTATCCGACCATGTACACCACCCAGCCGTGGACTATCCGCCAGTACGCCGGCTTCTCCACCGCGCAACAGTCGAACGCCTTCTACCGGCGCAATCTCGCCGCCGGACAGAAGGGACTGTCGGTCGCGTTCGACCTGCCCACCCACCGGGGGTACGACTCCGACCACCCCAGGGTCACCGGCGACGTCGGCATGGCCGGGGTGGCCATCGACTCCATCTACGACATGCGGGAACTCTTCGACGGCATCCCGCTGGACCGGATGAGCGTCTCGATGACCATGAACGGGGCCGTGCTCCCCGTCCTCGCTCTCTACATCGTCGCCGCCGAGGAACAGGGCGTCGCGCCGGAACAGCTCTCCGGCACGATCCAGAACGACATCCTCAAAGAGTTCATGGTCCGCAACACCTACATCTACCCACCCGGGCCCTCGATGCGGATCATCTCCGACATCTTCGCCTACACCTCCGCGCGGATGCCCCGGTTCAACTCCATCTCCATCTCCGGTTACCACATTCAGGAGGCCGGGGCGACCGCCGACCTCGAACTCGCCTACACCCTCGCCGACGGCATCGAATACCTCCGCGCCGGCCAGGCCGCCGGTCTGGACATCGACGCCTTCGCGCCCCGGCTCTCGTTCTTCTGGGCCATCGGCATGAACTTCTTCATGGAGGTCGCCAAGCTCCGCGCGGCCCGACTGCTCTGGGCCAAGCTCCTGCGCGAGTTCAAGCCCCAGAACCCGAAGTCGTCGAGCCTGCGGACGCACTGCCAGACCTCCGGCTGGTCGCTCACCGCCCAGGACGTCTACAACAACGTCATCCGTACCTGCGTCGAAGCCATGGCCGCCACCCAGGGCCACACCCAGTCCCTGCACACCAACGCCCTCGACGAGGCGCTCGCCCTGCCCACCGACTTCTCCGCCCGCATCGCCCGCAACACCCAGCTCCTGCTCACCCAGGAATCCGGCACGACCAGCGTGATCGACCCCTGGGGCGGCAGCGCGTACGTCGAACGCCTCACCCACGACCTCGCCGCCCGTGCCTGGGAGCACATCCAGGAGGTCGAAGCCGCCGGTGGCATGGCCCGCGCCATCGACGAGGGCATTCCCAAGCTGCGGATCGAGGAGGCGGCGGCCCGTACCCAGGCCCGCATCGACTCCGGTCGCCAGCCGGTGATCGGCGTCAACACCTACCGGCCCGAGGCGGACGAACCGATCGACGTACTCCGGGTCGACAACAGCGCGGTCCGCGCCGAGCAGATCGCCAAGCTCGAACGGCTGCGCGCCGAGCGTGATCCGAAGGCATGGGCGGACGCGCTCGACGCACTGCGCCGGGCGGCCGCCGCCACCGAACCCGCCGCCCACGGCGACCTCTCCGGCAACCTGCTCGCCCTCGCGGTCGACGCCGCCCGAGCCAAGGCCACCGTCGGCGAGATCTCCGACGCGCTGGAGGAGGTGTACGGCCGGCACGCCGCGCGGATCCGTACGATCTCAGGGGTGTACCGCAACGAGGCCGGCGAGGTGACCAACATCGAACGGGTCCGGGCCGCCACCGCCGCGTTCGGTGCCGCCGAGGGGCGTCAGCCCCGCATCCTGGTGGCCAAGATGGGGCAGGACGGGCATGACCGTGGCCAGAAGGTGGTGGCCACCGCCTTCGCCGACCTCGGCTTCGACGTCGACGTCGGACCGCTGTTCCAGACCCCGGCCGAGGTCGCCCGCCAGGCGGTCGAAGCCGACGTGCACATCGTCGGGGTGAACTCCCTCGCCGCCGGTCACCTGACCCTGGTGCCGGCGCTCCGCGACGAACTCGCCGCGCTGGGCCGCGACGACGTCATGATCATTGTTGGTGGGGTGATCCCCGCGCAGGACTTCGACGCCCTCCGGGAAGCCGGCGCCTCGGCCATCTTCCCCCCGGGTACGGTCATCGCCGATGCCGCTCTCGACCTCCTCACCGAACTGGGCCGCCGGCTCGGCCATTCGGCGCCCACCGCATGA
- the meaB gene encoding methylmalonyl Co-A mutase-associated GTPase MeaB, with the protein MTRAAPDVEAYAAGVLAGAPAWIARAITLVESRRPDHRALAQQLLVALTPHSGNARRIGVTGVPGVGKSTFIDALGSLLTADGHRVAVLAVDPSSTRTGGSILGDKTRMTRLATDPAAFVRPSPTAGTLGGVAQATREAMVVVEAAGYDVVLVETVGVGQSETTVAEMVDSFLLLALARTGDQLQGIKKGVLELADVITVNKADGPHAAEARTAARELGGALRLLRTAEGGWQPPVLTCSAQEGTGLTEVWRHLVAHQETLRASGELDARRSRQQVRWLWDLVRSGLLDRLRADPAVTALAPDLERQVLEGNLTPALAADRLLAAFTAHD; encoded by the coding sequence ATGACCCGAGCCGCACCTGACGTCGAGGCGTACGCCGCGGGCGTGCTCGCCGGGGCCCCGGCCTGGATAGCCCGGGCGATCACCCTGGTGGAGTCGCGGCGCCCCGACCACCGGGCGCTGGCCCAGCAACTGCTCGTCGCGCTCACCCCGCACTCCGGCAACGCCCGCCGGATCGGGGTGACCGGGGTGCCCGGCGTCGGCAAGTCGACCTTCATCGACGCGCTCGGCAGCCTGCTCACCGCCGACGGTCACCGGGTGGCGGTGCTGGCGGTCGACCCCTCCTCCACCCGCACCGGCGGCAGCATCCTCGGCGACAAGACCCGGATGACCCGGCTCGCCACCGACCCGGCCGCGTTCGTCCGGCCCTCCCCCACCGCCGGCACCCTCGGCGGCGTCGCCCAGGCCACCCGGGAGGCGATGGTCGTGGTGGAGGCCGCCGGCTACGACGTGGTCCTGGTGGAGACCGTCGGCGTCGGGCAGTCCGAGACCACGGTCGCCGAGATGGTCGACTCCTTCCTGCTCCTCGCGCTGGCCCGCACCGGCGACCAGCTCCAGGGAATCAAGAAGGGCGTACTCGAACTCGCCGACGTGATCACGGTCAACAAGGCCGACGGCCCGCACGCGGCCGAGGCCCGTACGGCGGCGCGGGAACTGGGCGGCGCGTTGCGGCTGCTGCGTACGGCCGAGGGCGGGTGGCAGCCGCCCGTGCTCACCTGCAGCGCGCAGGAGGGCACCGGCCTGACCGAGGTGTGGCGACACCTCGTCGCCCACCAGGAGACGCTCCGCGCCAGTGGCGAACTCGACGCCCGGCGCAGCCGACAGCAGGTGCGTTGGCTCTGGGACCTGGTCCGCTCGGGGCTGCTCGACCGGCTGCGTGCGGACCCGGCGGTCACCGCGCTCGCCCCGGACCTGGAACGTCAGGTACTCGAGGGGAACCTGACCCCGGCGCTCGCCGCCGACCGGCTGCTCGCCGCCTTCACCGCCCACGACTGA
- a CDS encoding alpha/beta hydrolase → MTTPADRSAADTIVLIHGLWMTPRSWEQWVDHYTRAGFRVLAPAWPGMEADVEQLRRDPSPIARLNMGRIIDHYDRIIRDLDRPPIIMGHSFGGSFTQVLADRGLGAAAVAIDSAGVKGVLRVPLSTLRTAWPILRSLGNRSKAVPLSPAQFHYAFTNTLSREESNRIYGRQHVPAAGGVLFEGAMANLNPRSALRINYANSDRAPLLFIAGGADHVAPPALNKSNAGRYRRSRAITGYHEFPGRAHFTLGQPGWQQVADYALEWAVEATATHTPDYQRKPAPVAGH, encoded by the coding sequence ATGACAACTCCCGCCGACCGCAGCGCGGCCGACACCATCGTGCTGATCCACGGTCTCTGGATGACGCCGCGAAGCTGGGAGCAGTGGGTCGACCACTACACCCGCGCCGGCTTCCGGGTGCTCGCCCCCGCCTGGCCCGGCATGGAGGCCGACGTCGAGCAGCTCCGACGGGACCCGTCGCCGATCGCGCGCCTCAACATGGGCCGGATCATCGACCACTACGACCGGATCATCCGGGACCTGGACCGGCCGCCGATCATCATGGGGCACTCCTTCGGCGGGTCGTTCACCCAGGTGCTCGCCGACCGGGGACTCGGCGCGGCCGCAGTGGCGATCGACTCCGCCGGGGTCAAGGGGGTGCTGCGGGTGCCGCTGTCGACCCTACGGACGGCCTGGCCGATCCTGCGCAGCCTGGGCAACCGGAGCAAGGCCGTACCGCTGAGCCCGGCGCAGTTCCACTACGCCTTCACCAACACCCTGAGCCGGGAGGAGTCCAACCGGATCTACGGGCGCCAGCACGTGCCCGCCGCCGGAGGAGTGCTCTTCGAAGGGGCGATGGCGAACCTCAACCCGCGCTCGGCGCTAAGGATCAACTACGCCAACAGCGACCGGGCCCCGCTGCTCTTCATCGCCGGTGGCGCCGACCACGTCGCCCCACCCGCGCTGAACAAGTCGAACGCCGGCCGGTACCGGCGCTCCCGGGCCATCACCGGCTACCACGAGTTCCCCGGCCGGGCGCACTTCACCCTCGGGCAGCCGGGCTGGCAGCAGGTCGCCGACTACGCCCTCGAGTGGGCGGTCGAGGCGACCGCCACACACACGCCGGACTACCAGCGGAAACCGGCACCGGTGGCCGGCCACTGA
- a CDS encoding carbonic anhydrase, which produces MSQQTVSRRSVLAAGGLTAAGAVGALGLATPASAHPTEPPALTPTSALNRLLAGNKRFYKGDARHPHQSMKDLHDLAAGQHPFAVTLGCADSRVAPELLFDQGLGDLFDNRVAGNIVDDLLLGSIEFAIEEFGVPLIVVLGHERCGAITATVDVIEHGGEAAGHIGSIVAALRPVVEPLVGGPGDVVEAGVRANVLAQVQYLLDHSEIVQEKVANGTLGVVGARYDLDNGKVILL; this is translated from the coding sequence TTGTCTCAGCAGACCGTTTCTCGCCGCTCGGTGCTCGCGGCGGGCGGACTCACCGCCGCCGGCGCGGTCGGCGCCCTCGGCCTCGCCACCCCGGCCTCCGCCCACCCGACGGAGCCGCCGGCGCTCACCCCCACCTCCGCCCTCAACCGCCTGCTCGCCGGCAACAAGCGCTTCTACAAGGGCGACGCCCGGCACCCGCACCAGTCCATGAAGGACCTGCACGACCTGGCCGCCGGGCAGCACCCGTTCGCGGTCACGCTCGGCTGCGCCGACTCCCGGGTCGCCCCGGAACTCCTCTTCGACCAGGGGCTGGGTGACCTGTTCGACAACCGGGTCGCCGGCAACATCGTGGACGACCTGCTGCTCGGCAGCATCGAGTTCGCGATCGAGGAGTTCGGGGTGCCGCTGATCGTGGTGCTCGGCCACGAGCGGTGCGGCGCCATCACCGCCACCGTCGACGTGATCGAGCACGGCGGCGAGGCCGCCGGCCACATCGGCAGCATCGTGGCGGCACTGCGCCCGGTGGTCGAGCCCCTGGTGGGCGGCCCGGGCGACGTGGTCGAGGCGGGCGTACGCGCCAACGTCCTCGCCCAGGTGCAGTACCTGCTCGACCACAGCGAGATCGTCCAGGAGAAGGTCGCCAACGGCACCCTCGGCGTCGTCGGGGCCCGCTACGACCTCGACAACGGCAAGGTCATCCTGCTCTGA
- a CDS encoding extracellular catalytic domain type 2 short-chain-length polyhydroxyalkanoate depolymerase — translation MRFLVRTATAAVAALLLLVPGTAPAQAAADPYTKTPVAGTLGTFQVSGVYVAGVSSGGYLATQLQVAYSSRIKGAAVFAAGPYYCAQNNVSQALYGCADNSLPTYLTNLQAYTRTWAGYGWVDPVSRLSGQPVYVYHGNNDTAIKKSVTDDLVRYYQNFGASVQYDSGSSAGHAWVTPYGTGACTATVSPFLNDCGTDPQNAFLRKLLGSVSAPNTGPLTGTLTSFNQNTFAVNGYAAGLSMGTTGFAYVPSSCAAGQSCRLLVALHGCQQGYNTVGTAFVDRANLNQYADTNRVIVLYPQATASAVNPNGCWDWWGYLGSTAYPIKGGLQLETVMNMVRRLGG, via the coding sequence ATGAGGTTCCTCGTACGCACCGCCACGGCCGCCGTCGCGGCCCTGCTACTGCTCGTTCCCGGCACGGCCCCGGCCCAGGCCGCCGCCGACCCGTACACCAAGACCCCGGTGGCCGGCACGCTCGGCACATTCCAGGTGTCCGGGGTGTACGTAGCCGGGGTCTCCTCCGGCGGTTACCTCGCGACCCAGCTCCAGGTCGCCTACTCGAGCCGGATCAAGGGCGCCGCGGTCTTCGCCGCCGGGCCCTACTACTGTGCGCAGAACAACGTCAGCCAGGCGCTCTACGGCTGCGCCGACAACAGCCTGCCGACGTACCTGACCAACCTGCAGGCGTACACCCGCACCTGGGCCGGCTACGGCTGGGTCGACCCGGTCAGCCGCCTCTCCGGCCAGCCCGTCTACGTCTACCACGGCAACAACGACACGGCGATCAAGAAGTCGGTCACCGACGACCTGGTCAGGTACTACCAGAACTTCGGCGCCAGCGTGCAGTACGACAGCGGTTCCTCGGCCGGGCACGCCTGGGTCACGCCGTACGGCACCGGTGCCTGCACCGCCACCGTGTCGCCGTTCCTGAACGACTGCGGCACCGACCCGCAGAACGCCTTCCTGCGCAAACTGCTCGGCTCCGTCAGCGCACCGAACACCGGTCCGTTGACCGGCACGCTGACCAGCTTCAACCAGAACACGTTCGCGGTGAACGGGTACGCGGCCGGTCTGAGCATGGGCACGACCGGCTTCGCGTACGTGCCGTCGAGTTGCGCCGCCGGACAGTCCTGCCGCCTGCTGGTGGCGCTGCACGGCTGCCAGCAGGGTTACAACACCGTCGGTACGGCCTTCGTGGACCGGGCGAACCTCAACCAGTACGCCGACACCAACCGGGTGATCGTGCTCTACCCCCAGGCCACCGCGTCGGCGGTCAACCCGAACGGGTGCTGGGACTGGTGGGGTTACCTGGGTAGCACCGCGTACCCGATCAAGGGCGGGTTGCAGTTGGAGACGGTGATGAACATGGTGCGTCGCCTCGGCGGCTGA
- the sthA gene encoding Si-specific NAD(P)(+) transhydrogenase: MYDFDLLVLGSGPGGQKAAVAAAKLGRRVAVVERVDMVGGVCINTGTIPSKTLREAVLYLTGLSQRETYGQSYRLKDDITVADLAARTQHVIGREIDVIRNQLSRNRIRLIGGSGRFTDPHTIAVTDGRGRESAVTAEKIVIAVGTRPARPAGVAFDERTVVDSDGILNLEQVPGSMVVVGAGVIGIEYASMFAALGTKVTVVERRDRMLDFCDLEIVEALKYHLRDLAVTFRFGEAVASVERHPRGAIAVLESGKRIAADTVMYSAGRQGTADALDLERAGLSADARGRIKVDEWFRSHVPHIYAVGDVIGFPALASTSMEQGRLAGHHACDEPVRELSQQQPIGIYSIPEISFIGRTEEELTAAQVPFEVGVARYRELARGQIIGDSHGMLKLLVSPADHTLLGVHIFGTDATELVHIGQAVMGCGGSVDYLVDAVFNYPTLAEAYKVAALDAMNKLRHIAQLPK; this comes from the coding sequence ATGTATGACTTCGATCTCCTCGTGCTCGGGTCCGGCCCGGGTGGACAGAAGGCGGCGGTCGCGGCGGCGAAACTCGGCCGGCGGGTAGCGGTCGTCGAGCGCGTCGACATGGTCGGCGGCGTCTGCATCAACACCGGGACGATCCCGTCGAAGACCCTGCGCGAGGCGGTCCTCTATCTCACCGGGCTGAGCCAGCGGGAGACGTACGGCCAGAGTTACCGGCTCAAGGACGACATCACGGTGGCCGACCTCGCCGCCCGTACCCAGCACGTGATCGGGCGTGAGATCGACGTCATCCGCAACCAGTTGTCCCGTAACCGGATCCGACTGATCGGCGGCAGCGGTCGCTTCACCGACCCGCACACCATCGCGGTCACCGACGGCCGGGGGCGCGAATCCGCGGTGACCGCCGAGAAGATCGTGATCGCCGTCGGAACCCGTCCGGCCCGCCCCGCCGGGGTCGCCTTCGACGAACGTACGGTGGTCGACTCCGACGGCATCCTCAATCTCGAACAGGTCCCCGGCTCGATGGTGGTGGTCGGCGCCGGCGTCATCGGCATCGAGTACGCCTCGATGTTCGCCGCCCTCGGCACGAAGGTCACCGTGGTCGAGCGGCGGGACAGGATGCTCGACTTCTGCGACCTGGAAATCGTCGAGGCGTTGAAGTACCACCTGCGGGACCTCGCGGTGACGTTCCGCTTCGGTGAGGCCGTCGCATCGGTGGAGCGGCATCCCCGTGGAGCCATCGCCGTCCTGGAGAGCGGCAAGCGGATCGCCGCGGACACGGTGATGTACTCCGCCGGACGTCAGGGCACCGCGGACGCGCTGGACCTGGAACGGGCCGGGCTGAGCGCGGACGCGCGGGGCCGGATCAAGGTCGACGAGTGGTTCCGCAGCCACGTACCGCACATCTACGCGGTCGGTGACGTGATCGGCTTTCCCGCGCTCGCCTCGACCTCGATGGAGCAGGGGCGGCTGGCCGGTCACCACGCCTGCGACGAGCCGGTACGGGAACTCTCGCAGCAACAGCCGATCGGCATCTACTCGATCCCGGAGATCAGTTTCATCGGCCGGACCGAGGAGGAGTTGACCGCGGCCCAGGTGCCGTTCGAGGTGGGCGTAGCACGTTACCGCGAACTCGCCCGTGGCCAGATCATCGGAGACTCGCACGGCATGCTGAAGCTGCTGGTCTCACCGGCCGACCACACCCTGCTCGGCGTGCACATCTTCGGCACCGACGCCACCGAGCTGGTGCACATCGGGCAGGCGGTGATGGGCTGCGGCGGCAGCGTCGACTACCTGGTCGACGCGGTGTTCAACTACCCGACCCTCGCCGAGGCGTACAAGGTCGCGGCGCTTGACGCGATGAACAAGTTGCGACACATCGCCCAACTGCCGAAGTGA
- a CDS encoding esterase-like activity of phytase family protein, whose translation MTATARRLGLGLGIGALTLAVLAVPTAAANLIGADRTEVNLTGQGGPAKPFRQATLTNFASLPALTWVPGSEPSGSLLGTTPVNGVTAPFADQPVQGFSGVQRNADGTFDVLSDNGFGNKANSSDFVLRIQRIAPNFDSGSVDVLGGVSLTDPNGYVPFALTRPDRVLTGADFDVESMVRAKDGSYWLGDEFGPYLLHFDRAGRLLQAPVPLPGVRAPENPAGQPNLPSSKGFEGMALSPDGRSLYPLLEGTVAGDPAGALRLYQFDLVAGRYTGTWWTYQLDSPNHAIGDAISVDNNRMLVIERDGGEGAGALVKKVYLIDRRDRDRDGKVDKTLVADLLNLANPHNIGGFGPVFRFPFTTIEGLVVLDDRTLGVLNDNNFPSSNGRTPGQPDNNEFITIRLSANLDADKRILP comes from the coding sequence ATGACAGCTACCGCTCGACGGCTCGGGCTCGGCCTCGGTATCGGCGCGTTGACGCTCGCCGTACTCGCCGTGCCCACCGCCGCGGCCAACCTCATCGGGGCCGACCGTACCGAGGTCAACCTCACCGGGCAGGGTGGGCCGGCGAAGCCGTTCCGCCAGGCCACGCTCACCAACTTTGCCTCACTTCCGGCCCTGACCTGGGTACCGGGCAGCGAGCCCTCCGGTTCGCTGCTCGGCACCACCCCGGTCAACGGCGTCACCGCACCCTTCGCCGACCAGCCGGTGCAGGGTTTCAGCGGCGTCCAGCGCAACGCCGACGGCACCTTCGACGTGCTCTCCGACAACGGCTTCGGCAACAAGGCCAACAGCTCCGACTTCGTCCTGCGGATCCAGCGGATCGCGCCGAACTTCGACAGCGGCAGCGTCGACGTCCTCGGTGGTGTGAGCCTCACCGACCCCAACGGGTACGTACCGTTCGCGCTGACCCGACCCGACCGGGTGCTCACCGGCGCCGACTTCGACGTCGAGTCGATGGTGCGGGCCAAGGACGGCTCGTACTGGCTCGGTGACGAGTTCGGCCCGTACCTGCTCCACTTCGACCGGGCCGGCCGACTGCTCCAGGCTCCGGTGCCGCTGCCCGGCGTACGGGCCCCGGAGAACCCGGCGGGCCAGCCGAACCTGCCCAGCAGCAAGGGCTTCGAGGGCATGGCGCTCTCCCCGGACGGCCGCTCGCTCTACCCGCTGCTGGAGGGCACCGTCGCCGGTGACCCGGCCGGCGCGTTGCGGTTGTACCAGTTCGACCTGGTCGCGGGCCGCTACACCGGCACCTGGTGGACGTACCAGCTCGACTCGCCGAACCACGCGATCGGTGACGCGATCAGCGTCGACAACAACCGCATGCTGGTGATCGAGCGGGACGGCGGCGAGGGCGCGGGCGCCCTGGTCAAGAAGGTGTACCTGATCGACCGGCGGGACCGGGACCGGGACGGCAAGGTCGACAAGACCCTCGTCGCGGACCTGCTCAACCTCGCCAACCCGCACAACATCGGCGGGTTCGGGCCGGTCTTCCGGTTCCCGTTCACCACCATCGAGGGCCTGGTCGTGTTGGACGACCGGACGCTCGGCGTACTCAACGACAACAACTTCCCGTCGTCGAACGGGCGTACCCCGGGCCAGCCGGACAACAACGAGTTCATCACCATCCGGCTGAGCGCGAACCTGGACGCGGACAAGCGCATCCTGCCGTAA